The Mobula birostris isolate sMobBir1 chromosome 6, sMobBir1.hap1, whole genome shotgun sequence genome has a window encoding:
- the arl4cb gene encoding ADP-ribosylation factor-like 4Cb: MGNSFSNVSAFQSLHIVMLGLDSAGKTTVLYRLKFNEFVNTVPTIGFNTEKIKLGNGTAKGISCHFWDVGGQEKLRPLWKSYSRCTDGIIYVVDSVDVERLEEARSELHKITRISENQGTPLLVIANKQDLPKSLPVAELERQLALHELSPSTTWYVQPACAIIGEGLHEGMDKLYEMIVKKRKALRQKKKR, translated from the coding sequence ATGGGGAACAGTTTCTCCAATGTATCGGCTTTCCAGTCCTTGCACATTGTCATGTTGGGGTTGGACTCGGCAGGAAAGACCACCGTCTTATACAGGCTGAAATTCAACGAGTTCGTCAACACGGTGCCCACCATCGGCTTCAACACGGAGAAGATCAAGCTGGGCAACGGGACAGCCAAGGGCATCAGCTGCCACTTCTGGGACGTCGGCGGCCAGGAGAAGCTCCGGCCCCTCTGGAAGTCCTACAGCCGCTGCACCGACGGTATCATCTACGTGGTGGACTCggtagatgtggagaggctggAGGAAGCCAGGAGTGAGCTGCACAAGATCACTAGGATCTCGGAGAACCAGGGCACGCCGCTGTTGGTAATTGCCAACAAGCAGGACCTGCCCAAGTCGCTGCCGGTGGCGGAGCTGGAGCGGCAGCTGGCGCTACACGAGCTCAGCCCGTCCACCACCTGGTATGTTCAGCCGGCGTGTGCAATCATCGGCGAGGGGCTGCACGAAGGCATGGACAAACTGTACGAGATGATTGTGAAGAAGAGGAAGGCGTTGAGGCAGAAGAAGAAGCGGTGA